In the genome of Podospora pseudocomata strain CBS 415.72m chromosome 2 map unlocalized CBS415.72m_2.2, whole genome shotgun sequence, one region contains:
- a CDS encoding uncharacterized protein (COG:U; EggNog:ENOG503P24C) codes for MASDDTLPTLKVLLIGPSGAGKSALLTRYCDDEFDPETSAATIGIDFKIKVLNVRGKPYRLTLFDTAGQERFRTLSTSFYRGAHGVLLVYDISTRASFLSMERWFNEAEANTVEGVALYLVGAKLDKADAREVTTEEGQALAEAHGAKFCEASAKTRENVRLAFVDIVDRIVQTPGLIQNARLGRAAGAVALGNGGSSGSGGGDGYGAYLPGGCSC; via the exons ATGGCTTCGGATGATACCCTCCCGACGCTCAAGGTGTTGCTTATTGGGCCGTCGGGGGCGGGGAAGAGTGCtt TACTAACCCGCTACTGCGACGATGAATTCGACCCCGAAACCTCGGCCGCAACGATAGGGATTGATTTCAAG ATCAAAGTCCTCAACGTCCGCGGCAAACCCTACCGTCTCACCCTCTTCGACACCGCAGGCCAGGAACGGTTccgcaccctctccacctcgtTCTACCGCGGCGCGCACGGGGTGTTGCTCGTGTACGACATCTCGACGCGGGCGAGCTTTTTGAGCATGGAGAGGTGGTTCAACGAGGCGGAGGCGAAcacggtggagggggttgcgCTTTATCTG GTCGGGGCAAAGTTGGACAAGGCCGACGCAAGGGAGGTCACCacggaggaggggcaggcgCTCGCCGAGGCGCACGGGGCAAAGTTTTGCGAGGCGAGCGCAAAGACTAGGGAGAATGTGAGGTTGGCGTTTGTGGATATTGTGGATAGGATTGTGCAGACTCCGGGGTTGATACAGAATGCTAGACTGGGAagggcggcgggggcggtggcgttggggaatggtgggagtagtgggagtggtggtggtgatgggtatGGGGCTTATTTGCCGGGgggttgttcttgttga
- a CDS encoding uncharacterized protein (MEROPS:MER0031610; COG:S; EggNog:ENOG503NY7B), with translation MAPRATALRLVAKRTLTPSLCQTMKMRYSTVPLAYDLHEPAKPSVGNPNKNSPIVFMHGLFGSKKNNRTISKVLARDLGRSVYAIDLRNHGDSPHDPHHNYTAMAADVGDFIKQHDLKDPCLIGHSMFVPLPPPSPIILPTPSPLRGAKAAMTLSLTSPTLISSLISVDNAPVDARLESDFARYIRGMKEIESSEVTKQSQADSILQSYEPSVTIRQFLLGNLHRPRHPESQVQKFKVPLSIIGKALDHLGDFPFKDPREVRFEKPALFVRGTKSKYVPDEVIPLIGQFFPRFELVDVEAGHWLISENPEAFRRAVVEFLSPKE, from the exons ATGGCCCCAAGAGCGACAGCCCTTCGGCTCGTTGCCAAAAGGACGCTCACACCTTCATTATGCCaaacgatgaagatgagatATTCCACCGTCCCTCTGGCGTATGATCTTCACGAGCCGGCCAAGCCGTCGGTTGGTAACCCCAACAAGAACTCGCCTATTGTTTTCATGCACGGGTTGTTTGGGTCGAAGAAGAATAACAGAACGATAAGTAA AGTCCTCGCCCGTGACCTAGGCCGCTCCGTCTACGCCATT GACCTCCGCAACCACGGGGACTCCCCCCACGACCCCCACCACAACTAcaccgccatggccgccgACGTAGGCGACTTTATCAAGCAGCACGACCTCAAAGACCCTTGCCTGATCGGCCACTCCATGttcgtccccctcccccctccttcccccatTATCttaccaaccccctctcctctcaggGGCGCCAAAGCAGCAATgaccctctctctcacctcccccaccctaatctcctccctcatctccgTCGACAACGCCCCCGTCGACGCCCGCCTTGAGTCCGACTTTGCCCGCTACATCCGCGGCATGAAAGAGATCGAATCCTCCGAGGTCACCAAACAATCCCAAGCAGACTCCATCCTCCAGTCCTACGAACCCTCCGTCACAATCCGCCAGTTCCTCCTCGGaaacctccaccgtccccgccaCCCCGAGTCTCAGGTCCAAAAGTTCAAGGTTCCGCTGAGCATCATCGGGAAGGCGCTCGATCACCTGGGTGACTTTCCCTTTAAAGATCCCAGAGAGGTCAGGTTTGAGAAACCGGCGCTGTTTGTCAGGGGAACAAAGTCGAAATATGTCCCTGACGAGGTCATCCCGCTGATAGGCCAGTTTTTCCCCAGGTTTGAGCTGGTGGATGTCGAGGCGGGCCATTGGTTGATTAGTGAGAATCCCGAGGCGTTtaggagggcggtggtggagttttTGAGTCCGAAGGAATAG